DNA sequence from the Peptoniphilus sp. GNH genome:
GACAAATTCATTTCATAACTTTGAGGGGCATACAGAGGACTTAACAGCTGATGAAATTGAGAAAATGGTAAAAGCTAAAAGGGATAAACTTCTAGAGCAGATTGAGTCTGGAGATGCAGAAAACGACCAGACGTAAAATTTGGCGCTTTAAATGCGCTAAAAAAATTAATGATAGGATGACTCTACAAAATAAAAATCGAACGTCTAAACAGATTTTAGACGGTTTAAAATTGAAATTGGAGGTCTAGATGGGCTCTATAATACGAGAATTAGAAAATGTTGCTTTTCTGAGAAAAAAATTAGATCTAAAAAAAGGGCAACTTGAAGCACTGAAAAAAGAAAGAACATATATAAAGGCTATTTCATATGATTTTTGTAAAAGAAGTGGCGGAAATACCGATCCAAACAAGCTTTCAGATAAAATACTAACTTTTGAAAAGGAGATAATTAGCGAAGCGGCGGAAATTATAGGCAGAATTAACGAAGTTAGAAGATATATAACAAAAATTGATGGAGATGAAGGGCTTGTACTTGAGATGAAATATCTTGAGGGAATGGATTGGCAAGAAATATCTGAAAGAATTGATAGGAGTCTTTCCCAATGCTTTTATTTAAGACGTAAAGGATTGGAGACTTTAGTTTCAATTGAAAAAAATAAATATTTAGTTTAACTTAAATTATTTTAAAATACACAATTTTAAAAATTAATAAGTGATTTAGTATAAAAAATCAAATTACTTCTTGCAAGATATATACATCAGACGTATAATAAAAATGAAAATAAACCAATTGATTAATTATCTTTTAGTGAAGGAGAATGTAAATGGGATTAGAATTTATACTTGGACCAATAGCTATAATATTAATTTTGTTACTAATTGTGGCTTTAATAAAACTTATCCAATTCAATATTATCTATATAGATTTATTCTTTATTTTTTGCATAGGTTTAATATTGGGGTTAGGAATTTTCAACTTTATAGATAAAGACAACATGTTGGCATATGGATTGACAATTGGAATAATTTTTAGTCTAATCTTTTATTTTATAATAAAACGAATTGCTAAAAGATCTGTTAAATTTTTCAAAATATATAATCAAATAATGTCTACAATAGCGGGATATTGTTTTACGCTACTAATAGCAAAGATTTTTAATAAAAGCGCAAAATTTTTAGGCTTTTACATATTTGGTCTTACGGGTGCTTTGCCTATAAATATACTAATTACAGTAGTCTTGACAATCGCATTTAGAAGGTGGACTTTAAAGAAAAGACAGATGTTTCTTGCAGAAAATTATGATTACACAGAGGAAAATAGTCCATACACAGAAGAAAAAACTGAAAACTATATAAATAATAATATATACTTAGATGAAAATTTAAAGACGTATTATGAATACCTAGATTTGCTCGGTTGTATGCACAATGATACTGATCAGACTATAAAAAATAGAGCTACATTTTTAATAAATAGGTACAATTCAAACGTTGAAGATAGTGAATTTAATAAAAGTTATGTTCAAAATATAAATGATGCAACTAACTATGTATTAAATTATAGAAAATTCATGGGGAGATAATGCAATTGTCAGAAAATATTAAAATAAATAAAACATCGCCATCTCAAATAAGAGCTAGCGTAAAATGGAATCAAGCAAATAAAGAAAAACATGATAAAATTAGAGGAAAATCAGCAACTAAAAAATATATTTTAGAACTTATAACAGAGAAAGAAGAACTGGAACAAGTAAAGTATTGGATAAAGATTAAAGAAAATAATTTAAAATAATATAGTGTTGATATGTAAAATAGAGATTGATTTTAATCAATCTCTATTTTATTACTATTATCAAGTATTTTAATAATGTTATTGGCAATTGCATTTATGACGGGAACAGCAGTACCTGAAGAAATGGGAAGAACAGGTGCTAGAGAGATGTTTTTAGCTACTCTTGATACTTCTATTAGTTCAGATGTCTTGAATACACTATATGAATTTAATATACAAGTTACAACAACGAAAAATATAAAAGAAGCATACTATTTTGACAATGAAAGGGTTCTAACTTTTGAAAAGCTAGTTGAAATATGTTTAAATAACGTTACTCATTGGAAAAATTTTAATTACACAGTGGAACAAAACGACCAAATTATTGAGCTTGTAACTAAGCAAATAGAAAAACATAAAAATCATAAGTTTGTAAAAGAATATTATGACGAACGATTGAAAAATATAAAAAAATGATTGACTTAGAAAGTTATCCACAGATTTTTAAAGTAAATAATAGTAAATAATAGTAAATAATAGTAAATAATAGTTGAAAGTCATATATAATATAAGTGTATTAATATATAGATTCTAAAGACCAAATTTAATAAAAAGAAGAAGATTCAAAGAGAGTCTTCTTTTTTTTATTTCAAGAAAGGAAGTGATGAACATGTCCATGGGGATTCAAGAAGCCATTATTGAAGCTGATTATTCTAGAGGCTTCATGTTGGCTGTAAAATTAAATGATTTATCTAGGGAAATCTTAAAAGAAATATTTTCTGAAGCAAATAATGAGCTTAAAAAAATAGAAAATGATGTAAAATATGCAGAATATGATGCTACGTCAGGTGAAAGAATGAAATACGAAAGAGACGGAGAGAAAATAAAAGAAAAATTAAAAAATGGAAGAATGAATTTTGGAATGACTGTAAATATCCCAGAAAAAGATGAAAAAATTTTAGCGGATATTTTCAAAGAGCATGGAATAAAATACCGATTTGAAAAAATAGATGATCAAATTAAGGTATATATTCTAGCACAAGATAAAAACAAGGTAGAAAAAGCATTCAAAAGCTTTATAGAAAAATTAAATGATTTATCTAGGGAAGAAAAAGCTCAAGATAAAAATAAGGAAAAATTTAAAGATGTGAAATCGAGACATCAAGAAAAATTTGATAAAGAAAATAGTAAACAAGATAAAGTTAAATTTAAAAATCAAGACTTGGAAAGGTAAGCGTATGAGATTTAAAAAAAATGACAACTATATAAAAGTTTTTATTTCCAGCATTTTATGTGCTGGATTTATTTATGAAATATATAAAAGAACAATGGAAGACAGAATGAGAGAAATAGCAAGGGAGGAGATTATAAATTTAGACGATCCATTAAATAGAGAGTTTTACAGCAAAGGGTATGACGAGTTTTAGAACAAGAAAGGAGATGTAAAAATGAACGCAAAAGAAATAAAAGAAACTTTAGATGAGCTATTCACATCAAATTACAAAGAAACAATAAAAGCCTTAATCTCTTATGAAACTGGCTTAAACAATGAAAAAAAATTAGAAGAAATTTATGAGAAATATGCCAATAGTGATACGTTTGATCTATTATCTAAAGAAATACTTGATATGGTAAATGGTAATAACATAGAAAGGGAACAAAAGGATATAAAACAAAAAGATTCAATCGGAATTTCTGGTAATCTTTTGGCAGACCCAGAAATTAAATCACTTAGCATAAATGGTGAAAATATAAAGGTTGCAAATTTCACAATTGTAGCAAAAGATGATAAAGGAGAAAAAAACTATTACAATGTTTCAGCCTATGGAGAAAAAATAAAAGACATTTCTCAATTTAAAAAATCGGATTTTGTAAATATTTTTGGTAAAGAAAAGATAAGCAAATCAAAAGATGGAAAAGAATATAAAAATATAAAATTATTGAAAGCAAAAATGCTAAAAGAATTTAGCAAAGAAAATAGTAAACAAGATAAGGCAAAGGATAATTCTATGGAACGATGAAATGAACAAAATTTTAGAAGGAATAAAAGGCGACTTAAACAGTCTAATACAGTCTAAAAAAAACGACCTAAAAGATATTAGCAAAAAGGATCTATTTATAAAAAATTTTCCTTATTTGCTTATTTTTTTCTTTCTGAACAGATTTTTTTATATATATTTAGAACTTGGATTCTGGCAGTCTTTTAAAAATTTGAACACAATTTTTACAATGGATATGGAGCTATTTCCAATAGGAAAGAGCTTATTATATAGCTTAATAGGAACTATGGCTTTAAAAATAGCTGTACTATATAAATTAAAAAACGCAAGAAAGTTCAGAAAGGGTGAGGAGTATGGATCAGCGAGATGGGCTAAGTCCAATGAGATAAAACCGTTTATAGATTTAGAAAACCCTGATAATAACATAATATTGACAAAAACAGAAGTATTAACAATGGAAGAAAGACTACCAAAACGCAAGATAGCATATTCCAGAAATAAAAATGTACTTGTAATTGGTGGCTCAGGCTCAGGTAAAACACGTTTTTTTGTAAAGCCAAATCTTATGCAGCTTCACTCCTCATATGTTGTAACTGATCCTAAAGGTAGCTTAATCGTAGAAACTGGGAAAATGTTCGAAGATAGCGGATATGATATAAAGACATTTAATACTATAAATTTTTCGAAATCAATGCACTATAATCCGTTTTCTTATGTAAAAACTGAAAAAGACATTCTAAAACTAGTTACAACAATAATGGTAAACACTAAGGGAGAAGGAGAAAAGGCAACAGAAGATTTTTGGACAAAAGCTGAAAGGCTTTTATACAATGCTTTGATTGCCTATATAGTGTTTGAATTAAAAGAAGAAGATAGACATTTTGGAACACTTATCGATTTGATTGATAATTCGCAAGTTAAAGAAGATGATGAGAATTTCAAAAGTCTAGTTGACTATATATTTGAAGAGCTAGAGGAGAAAAAAGGAAATATTTTCTCTGTAAGGCAATATAAAAAATACAAGCTTGCAGCTGGAAAAACTGCAAAATCAATACTGATATCTTGTGGAGCTAGACTTGCTCCATTTGATATAAATGAACTAAGAGAAGTAATGTCTTACGATGAACTTGAGTTAGACAAATTAGGAGGGTATAATGAAAACATAAGAATTAGAGGAAAAGAGCTTCTTGAAGGCGATAAGATCGATATAAAAGATAAACAAATATATTTATCTAAGAAAGCTTGCTTAAAAATTAAAAATGAATGTTCAGATCAATATTTTAAAGTTCAAAGACTTAATAAAAAGAAAAAAGTCTTATTTATCATTATTTCTGATACAGACGACACTTTTAACTTTGTTGTAGCAATGCTTTATACTCAATTGTTCAACTTACTATGCGATAAGGCAGATGATGAGTTTGACGGAAGACTTCCAAATCATGTCAGATGTATACTTGATGAGTTTGCAAATATAGGGCAAATTCCTAAATTTGAAAAACTTATAGCAACTATAAGGTCAAGGTCAATATCTGCTTGTGTTATCTTACAAGCTCAATCACAGCTAAAAGATATCTATAAAGAAAAAGCTGATACCATCATAGGAAACTGTGATACAACTCTTTTTTTAGGTGGAAAGGAATACTCTACACTAGAATCTTTAGAAAAAGTTCTAGGAAAGGAAACAATAGAATTATTTAACACATCTGAAACTAGAGGCAGAGAAAAATCAGCAGGCACAAACTATCAAAAACTTGGTCGATCTCTTATGAGTCAAGACGAGATAGCGGTAATGCCAGGCAATAGATGTATTTTACAAATTAGAGGTGCCAGACCTTGGTATAGTAATAAATATGTTTTAGAGGATCACAAAAGATTTTCTCAAACATCAGACTATTCAAAAAAGAATAATTTTGATATTAAAAAATACATGGATAAAATAAACCCAAATAAAATAGATCCATGGACAAAAGAAGTTACAGAGTTAAAAGAGTCCGATATAGAAGAATATTTTAAAACCTTAAATTAATTTTAATAAAGTCAAATATAGAAAGGAGAAAAAATGACAGGATATGATTATATGGTAATGGCAGCAGAACATTCTAAATATAATGCTAATCACTGGTTTAGATATCTAAGCAAGGTCATTTATGAAGACTCAATCTATATTGATGATGATACTTTCAATAAGCTATACAAATCAAATAAGCTCACAAAATATCAAAAAGTGACTTTAAAATTAGCCATCAAAAAAGGAAGTAGCGTAAATGAATGCGTAATAAGCCTTAACAAGCCAGCTAAACTCAAAAACCTACAAGAATATTTTAAAAGAAAGGACAGCATAATTGAGAGAGGAACAATTTAAAAAACTAAATGATGAATTAAAAAAAATTAATAGGGATCTCACAATAATATGTGCTGGAGGATATATTTTAGAAAAACTTGGAATAAGGACAACAATTGATGTTGATGCTTTTTTTACTTCCGACAAAGAAATTGATGGGATCATAAAAAAAGTGGGAGAAGAATTATCTATAAATTCAAGCAAAGAAAATTGGTTGAATAATTCAATACAAAATCTTAACGAAATTCCACCCATAGAAGAATGTCAAACCGACTATTCATTTTCG
Encoded proteins:
- a CDS encoding DUF1492 domain-containing protein, giving the protein MGSIIRELENVAFLRKKLDLKKGQLEALKKERTYIKAISYDFCKRSGGNTDPNKLSDKILTFEKEIISEAAEIIGRINEVRRYITKIDGDEGLVLEMKYLEGMDWQEISERIDRSLSQCFYLRRKGLETLVSIEKNKYLV
- a CDS encoding single-stranded DNA-binding protein, whose product is MNAKEIKETLDELFTSNYKETIKALISYETGLNNEKKLEEIYEKYANSDTFDLLSKEILDMVNGNNIEREQKDIKQKDSIGISGNLLADPEIKSLSINGENIKVANFTIVAKDDKGEKNYYNVSAYGEKIKDISQFKKSDFVNIFGKEKISKSKDGKEYKNIKLLKAKMLKEFSKENSKQDKAKDNSMER
- a CDS encoding type IV secretory system conjugative DNA transfer family protein, whose translation is MALKIAVLYKLKNARKFRKGEEYGSARWAKSNEIKPFIDLENPDNNIILTKTEVLTMEERLPKRKIAYSRNKNVLVIGGSGSGKTRFFVKPNLMQLHSSYVVTDPKGSLIVETGKMFEDSGYDIKTFNTINFSKSMHYNPFSYVKTEKDILKLVTTIMVNTKGEGEKATEDFWTKAERLLYNALIAYIVFELKEEDRHFGTLIDLIDNSQVKEDDENFKSLVDYIFEELEEKKGNIFSVRQYKKYKLAAGKTAKSILISCGARLAPFDINELREVMSYDELELDKLGGYNENIRIRGKELLEGDKIDIKDKQIYLSKKACLKIKNECSDQYFKVQRLNKKKKVLFIIISDTDDTFNFVVAMLYTQLFNLLCDKADDEFDGRLPNHVRCILDEFANIGQIPKFEKLIATIRSRSISACVILQAQSQLKDIYKEKADTIIGNCDTTLFLGGKEYSTLESLEKVLGKETIELFNTSETRGREKSAGTNYQKLGRSLMSQDEIAVMPGNRCILQIRGARPWYSNKYVLEDHKRFSQTSDYSKKNNFDIKKYMDKINPNKIDPWTKEVTELKESDIEEYFKTLN